One Ahaetulla prasina isolate Xishuangbanna chromosome 1, ASM2864084v1, whole genome shotgun sequence DNA window includes the following coding sequences:
- the COMMD9 gene encoding COMM domain-containing protein 9: protein MAALDREVFASLQFLLKAPSKNVVRQLCQECFSSSGILSEKLTESTCSNLSITPNEANQLIQSLHNLTRHIVYHGLTSQEEVLSLFPEGFHQNLKNLVTKIILENVAIWRNEAQASQISLPRLVDMDWRMDIKTSSDNISKMAIPTCLLQLKIQEDAGLCGNDFATSALTVELNKQTLDTMLDGLGRIRDQLSTIANK, encoded by the exons ATGGCTGCATTGGATAGGGAAGTGTTTGCCTCGCTTCAGTTCTTACTGAAA GCTCCTTCAAAGAATGTTGTTCGGCAGTTATGCCAAGAGTGCTTTTCTAGTTCAGGAATTCTCTCCGAAAAACTCACTGAAAGTACCTGTTCCAATCTCTCAATAACTCCCAATGAAGCAAATCAG TTAATCCAGTCTTTGCATAACCTTACAAGGCACATCGTTTACCATGGCCTAACGTCGCAAGAagaagttctctctctctttccagaaGGCTTTCACCAGAATCTTAAAAATCTTGTAACCAAGATAATCCTGGAAAATGT cGCCATCTGGAGAAATGAAGCACAAGCCAGTCAAA TTTCCCTCCCAAGGCTAGTAGATATGGATTGGAGAATGGACATCAAGACATCTTCCGATAATATCAGCAAAATGGCTATTCCTACCTGCCTGCTACAACTGAAG attcaagAGGATGCTGGCTTGTGTGGGAATGACTTTGCAACCTCTGCATTAACAGTAGAGCTGAACAAACAAACATTGGACACTATGCTGGATGGTCTAGGGAGGATTCGGGATCAGCTGTCTACGATTGCAAATAAATAA